Part of the Flagellimonas eckloniae genome, ATCAATATCAACTGGAAGTTTAGTCAAATAAACATGAATTTCTTTTTCCAGATTTGAAACGGTATGTTTTAGGAATTCAAAATCCTTTTTGTCAATAGCATTGGGAGCAATGTGTTCAAATTTTTCTAAGATTGGAATCGCCTTGCTAACATTTAGTTGCCTAAACATAGGAAGCATTCTGTGCGAAATGTTTCTTACTTCACTATAAATGTTATTTTTTATTCCATCTGAAAGCGATGTCATATTCCTTGCGGTTTCTTCTAAAAAACTTTCCAAAACACTTCGCAAAGCTTCGGGGTTTTCTACAAAAGAAGCAACCGTATCCGTGCTAAACTCAGAAGAACTATTTTTTGGAATTGTAACAGTTTCCCGGTTCGCATCGGGCAAAAAGTCTACAAAATGAGCTAGTGTATCTAAGAGGTGCTTATTGGAAAAAGGTTTTTGGAGCACTTCTACAAATCCGGCAGAGAGATATTTGCTTTTGCCCAGTACTTTTTGGCCTGTCATGGCTAATATCGGCTGATTTTTGTAATGTGAAAAGTCGCCATTTTTTAGTTTATGGAGTACCTCGAACCCACCTACTTTTGGCATTTGAATATCGGTCAGCACAATATCATAGTAAATATCAGCAGTTTTTTCAAAAGCTGTGAAACATGAGAAAGTATGAGTGGTAATTTGGTGTATCTCCAAGACTTCCTTGAGCAGTTCCAGCATGGTTTCATCGTCATCAAAAATGAGTACAGATAATTGATGCTTAAAATGATCAATGGATGGATTTTGCAGAGGAATTGGCATATTTGAAAATTCCAAGGGCAATGAAAGTTTAAAAGTACTTCCTTTATTTTTCTTACTTTCCAGAGTCAAGGTGCCACCCAATAATTTGGTCAGTTTTTTGGAGATGGTTAGCCCTAAGCCATAACCCCCATATTTTTTTTCTGTTGAATCTTCGGCTTGTGTAAATTCTTGAAATATAAGCTCCTGGTTTTTAATTTCAATTCCAATACCGGAGTCAATCACCTGTATTTTGATATATGGTTTGTGTTCTTTGTCTTCTACAAAAGCGCTTATTTTCACAAAACCCTTATAGGTGAATTTAAAAGCATTTCCAATTAGATTGGTAAGTATTTGGCGTATTCTAAAAGGGTCGCTTAGAATAGGTTTTTTTAGTACTTCGGACACTTCAAAAATAAGGTCAATACTCTTATTTGAATGTACTTCCTTAAAATGCGAAGTAACTTCAATAATTAGGTTATAAAGCACAAAAGGCACTTTCTCAATGGTAATTTTCCCAACCTCCAATTTTGAAAAGTCCAATAAATCGTTCGCCAAGCTTTCCATATAGCCTGAAGCTGATTTCACTTTTTTTAAATAGGTCAGCTGTTTGTTATTAAGGCCGCTGTGCTCCATCAGTTCGGCGTAGCCACTGACTGTATTCAACGGGGTCTTTAAATCATGACTTACGGTTGAAATTAATTGTTCCCTGCTCTTTAAAAGGGATTCGGAATATTTTTTCTCTTTTTCCAATTGTTTTCGGTACTCCTGTATTCGCCAAAAGTCCTTTGATATTAAAAAGGTAAAGATGATTACAACCAGAAGACCAAGGAAGACAGCCCCACCAGCCAACCAAATGCTTTTTCTTAAGATTTGTTGTTTGTTGAAATTGTCCCGATAGGCATTTAGTATGATCTCTTTTTCCAGAGAGGAGATTATACTTCTTAATTTCTGTGATAACTCAAGATCAGTTCTATAGATTTCGAGTTCCTTTTGAACTACGGAGCGTTCAATTCTAAGGTTTTCTGTTTTAGCCTCTTGTAAAAAGGATTTGGATACTTGCAAAATGGAATCTAAAGTGTTTGAATCAGTATTTTTGCCTGATTCTGAAGGGATGTTTTTATTGAGGAATGCCACATATTCTTGAATGGACTTTTGAGTTTCCAAGGGCAGGGTATTAAAATTTGGGACAAAAGTTTCAGGGGTAATTCTTCCCATATCCACTTCCATTTTATGAAATGTCTTCAGTAGCGAATCAATGGAAGTACTATTTCTGTTTTGGACTTTTAACTTTCTTAGTTCGGCACTGTTATAGACTTTTTGAAGCAACAACTTCTGGATACTATCTAATTTGTTGGTCTGGTTATCATTACTGGTCAATAGTTTTAAAGTATCTATAATACTGGCCATGGAGTCTACTTTTCGTGCATAGGCCTGAAGATTTTTTGTTTTGTTGCTCTGTGTGGCAAGCTTTGACAAATTTTCTGCTTCATAAAGCTCGGCAAACAACGCATTGGTTTTCAATAGCTTTAAATTGTCTTCCCCTATGTTTTGGGAAGAAGTGTAGTTTTTGAATTGGGAATAGATAAAAATGCCCGCCAAAAGTGCCAATAAACCTAAAACTAGATAGCTGACTACGATTTTTAATGTAAATCTGTTGTTTGATTTGGGGTACATAAAAAAGTATTACTCAATTATATACGAGTTCCTACATGGATTACGGTGTTTATCAAAAGTTAAAAAAACTGATTTTTTGTTATGAAAAACGAATAGGGCAAACTACATTTGCCCCATCTCAAAGGGGTGCTTTTTAAATAAGGCTGAGATTATACCCAATGAACCTGGGCGGGTAATGCTGCCAAGGGATTGCGCGTAGCGCACTTGGAATTTCTATGTTTCTTTTGAAACAAAAATCAATTTTTAACAAGAATAATAGCCCCTTTTATTCGTAACATTTTTACGAATGAAAACTATATTCACAACTTTTGCCCTTTGTGGGCTGGCACTTATTGGAAGTGCTCAAGAAAAACCAACAGATTCGCTGCAAGGCAAAAAAATTGTATTGGACGAGGTGTTGGTTCAAGCTATTCGGGTAACAAAGGAGTTTCCCATTACCTTTTCCAATTTGGACAAGGACGAAATCGCTCCCAGAAACCTAGGTCAGGACATCCCGGTTTTAATGAACTTTTTACCTGGTGTGGTTACAACATCAGATGCTGGAGCGGGGATTGGTTACACGAGTATTCGTGTGCGTGGTAGTGACGCAACAAGGGTTAACGTTACCATAAATGGTGTTCCCTACAACGATGCTGAATCACAAGGAACTTTTTGGGTAAATATGCCAGATTTTGCTTCATCTACCGAAAGTTTGCAATTACAACGCGGAGTTGGCACATCTACAAATGGTGCCAGTGCTTTTGGCGCCAGTTTAAATCTATTGACCGATGCTTTTTCAAATGAAGCCTATGCAAGAATTTCTTCATCCGTTGGAAGCTTCAACACCTTAAGGAATAACCTAAAATTTAGCACAGGCCTGCTTAATGACCATGTTGAAATCTCAGGAAGACTATCAAGAATTACCTCTGATGGATATATTGATAGGGCTTCATCAGAACTGGAATCGTATTTTCTTCAAGGAGCGTACAAGGATGAAAATACATTGATAAAAGCATTATTGTTTGGTGGTCATGAGGTCACCTACCAATCTTGGTTTGGAATTGATGCAGAAACGTTAAGGACCAACAGAACTTTCAACCCTGCAGGAATCTATACTGATGAAAATGGAGCTACCCAATTTTATGATAGAGAAGAGGACAACTATAAACAAGATCATTTTCAGTTGCATTGGAATGAGAAAATCAGTTCAACATGGAGCTCCAATATAGCTTTACACTATACAAGAGGTCGTGGGTATTTTGAGCAGTTCCGAGAGGATGATGATTTTGAAACCTATGGATATGAACCTTTTGCAATTGACGGAGAAGAGATAAACACCACAGATTTAATCCGAAGAAGATGGTTGGTCAATGATTTTTATGGAACCGTACTATCACTAAATCACCAGAAGGAAAATTTGGATTTAATTATTGGTGGTGGGTATAATGTATATAAAGGTGACCATTTTGGAGAAGTAATTTGGACTCAGTTTGCAAACTCTGGCGTTATTGGCGACAGATATTACGATGATAATTCTACGAGAACGGATTTCAACGGCTATGTTAAGGCCAATTACAAATTAGATGGTAAATGGTCCATATTTGCAGATATGCAATATAGGAGCGTGGGGTATGAAGCCAATGGTGAAGATACCGGTTTGGTGGACGACACCTTTAACTTTTTTAACCCTAAAGCAGGTGTTACTTTTAACATGAATCCTAATAATAACTTCTATTTTTCCTATGCCGTAGCAAATAGGGAACCCAACCGGAATGACTACGAAAACGGAAATCCCAAACCAGAAAGATTGAATGATTTTGAGTTGGGATGGCGTTATGTTTCTCCAGATTTTCAGTTAAATACCAATCTATATTACATGCGCTACCAAGACCAATTGGTACTTACCGGAGAACTAAATGATGTGGGTGCACCACTCAGGGCCAACGTTGGAGATAGCTATCGTTTGGGCTTGGAGATTGATGCGACTATTACATTGGGAGATAAGTTCAGTTTACGGCCCAATATTGCATTGAGTGACAATAGAAATATTGATTTTGTATTTCAAAGAGATGGAACTCTTCAGGATTTAGGAAACACAAATATCGCATATTCACCCAATGTAGTGGCTGGGAATATCCTTTCATTTCTGCCAAACGAAAACCTTCAATTATCCCTGTTATCAAAATTTGTGGGCAAACAATATATGGGGAATATAGACTCTGAAGCCTCAATTCTGGAGAGTTATTGGCAGACAGACTTCAATGTTCAGTATGTTATTGAAACAAACTCGTTTGTTAAAAGTATTGTGCTTTCTGGTTTGGTAAACAATATTCTTGATGCGGACATTGTATCAAACGGATACTTTTTTACCTATGATGATGATTTTTCCAACCCCGGAACCATTACCACTATTGAAGGTAACGGATTTTATCCACAGGCAGGGATAAACTTTTTAATAGGGGCAACCATTAATTTTTAATTTGGCCTATTTCTATTTTATGGGATTCTGTACTTTTAGTCTATGAATACAGAATCCCATATTTTTTTCAATAAATCAACCATACGCTGGGGCGTAATTGGCTGTGGAGATGTTACAGAAAAGAAAAGTGTGCCAGCGTATCAAATGACCGAAGGATTTGAAGTGACCATGGTTATGCGTCGTAACTCCGAAAAAGCAAAAGACTATGCCAAACGGCATAATGTGCCTTTTTGGACATCAGATGCCGGTGAGGTTATTGAAAACCCAGATATTGATGCTGTCTATATAGCCACACCTCCAGACACGCATAAATTTTATGCCCTTCATGTTGCGGCCGCGGGGAAACCATGTTGTATTGAAAAACCTATGGCACCAAATTATCAGGATAGTTTGGCAATTTATGAAGCCTTTAAAACAAGGAATCTGCCACTTTTTATAGCCTACTATCGCAGGTCCCTTCCAAGATTTCAAAAAATAAAGGAATGGTTAGATGATAATTTGATTGGTGAGGTAAGGCATATTCAATGGGAGAAGACCAAACCTCCTAGTGCGATGGATTTAAATGGAGACTATAATTGGAGAACAGATAAAACTATAGCGCCTGGAGGCTATTTTGATGACTTGGCAAGTCATGGACTGGATTTGTTCACCTTTTTACTTGGAAATATTAAAGAAGTCAACGGTATAGCCCTGAATCAACAAGGATTGTACACTGCATATGATGCCATTACAGGAAGTTGGCTGCATGAAGGAGGAATTACCGGAAAAGGCAACTGGAATTTTGGAACATATCATCGTGTTGACAAAGTCGAAATTTTTGGTTCCGATGGAAAAATAAGTTTTGCTATTTTGGATGATGCACCAATTGAACTGGAAAATTCCTCGGGACACCAAGTATTGGATGTTCCACATCCAGAACATATTCAAGAGCAACACGTACAAAATATTAAAAATCACCTTCTGGGAAAAGCAGTACATCCATCCACGGGAGACTCTGGCCTTCATACCAGTTGGGTCATGGATAAAATACTGAATACTATTTAATTACTCCTAATTCGAAATAGTTATGATGTTTCCACTTTGTGAGGCATTGTAAAAAAGAAGGTCGTAATATCGATTCCCGTCATCCGGTCTGTTCAATTGTTGGCCGGTAAAAAGATTATAGGTGTAATCTTCACAGGAACATATTACATTTTGCCCATCTAGGGTCATTGTGGAACAATTGTTTGGGGCATGGTTAGGACAACTTGCTTCAAAAGCAAAAAAAGAATCCAACCCAGATTTAATTACAAAAACGCCTCTGGTTCCCACACCATTGTTTCCTACATATATCGGGTTGCCTATATTGTTCAGGCTATTGTAAAGTGGCAGATTCAAATCCAATTCAAACCTAAAATTCACTTCTTGTAAATATGGATTTCTATTGGTGCCATCAGAATCACAAGAGAATAAAAAAATAAAAAAAATAAAGCCCCAGGAGTACCTCATAGTTTGGATTTCAAAACATTAGTTGGACAAATTTGGGCAAAAAATACCTATATTTGCGTTAAATCCTCGCTAAAAACCTATGCAAATCATAGAAGCAGTTGGGGATTTTTGTATTTGTAGAAATAAAGTGCATTGGGAAAATTTTTTGGTTTTCTTCAATGTTCTTTTGTATTAAATTATGACGATATGAGTAAAGTATCTTATTATACGGCTGAGGGACTAAAAAAATTAAGGGAAGAACTGAACTACTTAAAAGACGTGGAAAGGCCCAAAGCCTCTCAGGCAATAGGTGAAGCTAGGGATAAGGGAGATCTATCCGAAAATGCTGAATATGATGCGGCCAAGGAAGCACAAGGTCTTTTGGAGATGAAGATTTCAAAAATGGAGGAAACTTTGGCCAATGCAAGATTAATAGATGAATCGCAATTAGATACATCAAAAGTGTTGGTTTTATCTACCGTAAAGTTGAAAAATCAAACCAATGGAATGGAAATGAAATACACCTTGGTTGCCGAAAGCGAGGCTGACATTAAGACAGGGAAAATATCGGTTACATCTCCCATTGGAAAGGGATTGCTGGGCAAATCGGTTGGTGATGTTGCTGAGATTACCGTACCCAATGGAACGTTAAAGTTTGATATTTTGGAGATTACACGGGATTGAAAGATCTTATAATCCTTATATTTAATCCCGTTCCTAACGGGATTTTTTTGTTCAGAACCAAACCAAACCAAGCATGCCCAGTATTTTCACCAAAATCATTAGTGGAGAAATCCCTTGTTATAAGATAGCGGAGGACCCAGATAATTTTGCCTTTCTAGATATTAATCCAAACTCAAAAGGACATACGCTCTGTGTGCCTAAAAAAGAGGTAGATAGGTTGTTAGATCTTGATGAAGACTCATACACTAAGCTTATGCAGTTTTCCAGAAAGGTAGGAAAGGCCATTGAAGCAGCTATCCCATGTGAACGTGTTGGGATGTCGGTTATTGGCTTAGAGGTTCCCCATGTTCATGTGCATTTGATTCCATTGCATAGTATGAAAAATGCTACCTTTCAATATAAAGAAAGCTTCAGCACAGAAGAATTTGAGGAGATAGCAGGACAGATACAGGACAAGCTTAAATAAACCCTTCCATTTTAAGGTAAATACCAGCCCCAATCAATCCCAAAACCAAAATAAGGATTATAAAAAAGAGAGTGGTAAACCTAACAGAAGCTTTGTCTGGGGTGACCAACTTATTGTAGTAATCAAAGACTCTTTCAATATCGTCCGTCCAATTTACGGGATATATTAATGAATAGCATTTCTTGCATTTTATTTCATGGGTAACCAAATCGGTCGTCCTATGATAAAATGGATTGTAGGTGTGCTTTTGATAAAAGGTGAGCTTTAGCTCCTGGTTAAAACATTCGGGGCAATTGTTGGTAATCTCAGCTTCCTTTATCGCAATTTGTTTCTCTTTTGCCATAGCTCATTAAACATTTGCTTTGAGGGAAATTTGCATGATTGTTCCTTCTTTACTAGACGAAAGTACTTTAATTTTTCCTTTATGGTATTCTTCAACTATTCTTTTTACCAATGACAATCCCAATCCCCACCCCCTTTTTTTGGATGTTACGCCAGGGTTAAAGATGTTTTGGAAGTTACTTTTTGGAATACCATGGCCTGTATCAGAAACCAAAATATGGACATTAGGGCCTTTTTTTTCAATCTCAATGGTGATGTTCCCTCTTCCTTTCATGGCATCTATCCCATTTTTCACCAAATTTTCAATACTCCAGTTGAACAGCGGAGGATTTAAAAGAACAGGTAGCTCATCAATGTCTGATGTAAACGAAAAATGTATAAGCTTGGAGCTTCTTCGTTTTAAATATTCATAGGCCTTTTCAGTTTCAGAAACTATGTCATGAACTTCCAAATCAGGGATAGATCCTATTTTTGAAAAACGGTCGGTAATGGTCTCCAGTCGGGTAATATCCTTTGCTATTTCTTTGGTAATATCCTGATTGATTTTTTCAGACTTTAATAGCTCGTTCCAACCTAACAATGAAGTTAACGGAGTTCCTATTTGATGGGCCGTCTCCTTGGCCATTCCGGCCCACAGTTTATTTTGTTCAGAGGCCTTGTTGGTTTTAAAGAAAAAGAAAATGACCGCGCCAAAAAGAAAAATAATCAAGAGAAGGGCTAAAGGATAATATTTTAGCTTGTTCAAAACCTCTGAGTTTCCATAATAAAGGGTTTCCAATAATTCCCCTTCCTGGATAATATGTATAGGTTCATTTTCACTTTCAAATTGTCTTATTTTTCTCTGGAGATAAATACTATCAGCCGCTTTTTCCGCAGAAATATTATGGGTTTTTATAGAACCTTCCTCATTTACCAAAATCATGGGAGTTGAGGTGTTGTTCCCCATAACCTTGAGGGTTAAGTTCCCTAATTCTTGATCTACGGAAGATTGAATAAGTTCTAGTTGGGCGGTTGCCCAGATTTCCATTTTCAAACGCTCCTCTTCCTTAAAGTTTTTAAAAAAGCTATTGGTATTCCAAAGAATAAGGCTCACTATAACGAATGCCGAAATCAACAGAATGATATTGGAAGCCTTCTTTTTGGGGTTGAAGTTCATTTTTTGGTACAATTGTGATTAAAGATAGCAGAAAATGTAAAAATATGTTGATACTTCGTTCTTGCACATGGTTTTTATTAGGGTTCATTTTGTGTATTTTTGATGCTTATTGAAAAGCAGTATAGATGGAAGTCCAAGGAAAAGTTAAAATGATTGACGAAACCAAAACCTACGGTAATAATG contains:
- a CDS encoding hybrid sensor histidine kinase/response regulator encodes the protein MYPKSNNRFTLKIVVSYLVLGLLALLAGIFIYSQFKNYTSSQNIGEDNLKLLKTNALFAELYEAENLSKLATQSNKTKNLQAYARKVDSMASIIDTLKLLTSNDNQTNKLDSIQKLLLQKVYNSAELRKLKVQNRNSTSIDSLLKTFHKMEVDMGRITPETFVPNFNTLPLETQKSIQEYVAFLNKNIPSESGKNTDSNTLDSILQVSKSFLQEAKTENLRIERSVVQKELEIYRTDLELSQKLRSIISSLEKEIILNAYRDNFNKQQILRKSIWLAGGAVFLGLLVVIIFTFLISKDFWRIQEYRKQLEKEKKYSESLLKSREQLISTVSHDLKTPLNTVSGYAELMEHSGLNNKQLTYLKKVKSASGYMESLANDLLDFSKLEVGKITIEKVPFVLYNLIIEVTSHFKEVHSNKSIDLIFEVSEVLKKPILSDPFRIRQILTNLIGNAFKFTYKGFVKISAFVEDKEHKPYIKIQVIDSGIGIEIKNQELIFQEFTQAEDSTEKKYGGYGLGLTISKKLTKLLGGTLTLESKKNKGSTFKLSLPLEFSNMPIPLQNPSIDHFKHQLSVLIFDDDETMLELLKEVLEIHQITTHTFSCFTAFEKTADIYYDIVLTDIQMPKVGGFEVLHKLKNGDFSHYKNQPILAMTGQKVLGKSKYLSAGFVEVLQKPFSNKHLLDTLAHFVDFLPDANRETVTIPKNSSSEFSTDTVASFVENPEALRSVLESFLEETARNMTSLSDGIKNNIYSEVRNISHRMLPMFRQLNVSKAIPILEKFEHIAPNAIDKKDFEFLKHTVSNLEKEIHVYLTKLPVDID
- a CDS encoding TonB-dependent receptor, which encodes MKTIFTTFALCGLALIGSAQEKPTDSLQGKKIVLDEVLVQAIRVTKEFPITFSNLDKDEIAPRNLGQDIPVLMNFLPGVVTTSDAGAGIGYTSIRVRGSDATRVNVTINGVPYNDAESQGTFWVNMPDFASSTESLQLQRGVGTSTNGASAFGASLNLLTDAFSNEAYARISSSVGSFNTLRNNLKFSTGLLNDHVEISGRLSRITSDGYIDRASSELESYFLQGAYKDENTLIKALLFGGHEVTYQSWFGIDAETLRTNRTFNPAGIYTDENGATQFYDREEDNYKQDHFQLHWNEKISSTWSSNIALHYTRGRGYFEQFREDDDFETYGYEPFAIDGEEINTTDLIRRRWLVNDFYGTVLSLNHQKENLDLIIGGGYNVYKGDHFGEVIWTQFANSGVIGDRYYDDNSTRTDFNGYVKANYKLDGKWSIFADMQYRSVGYEANGEDTGLVDDTFNFFNPKAGVTFNMNPNNNFYFSYAVANREPNRNDYENGNPKPERLNDFELGWRYVSPDFQLNTNLYYMRYQDQLVLTGELNDVGAPLRANVGDSYRLGLEIDATITLGDKFSLRPNIALSDNRNIDFVFQRDGTLQDLGNTNIAYSPNVVAGNILSFLPNENLQLSLLSKFVGKQYMGNIDSEASILESYWQTDFNVQYVIETNSFVKSIVLSGLVNNILDADIVSNGYFFTYDDDFSNPGTITTIEGNGFYPQAGINFLIGATINF
- a CDS encoding Gfo/Idh/MocA family protein, which encodes MNTESHIFFNKSTIRWGVIGCGDVTEKKSVPAYQMTEGFEVTMVMRRNSEKAKDYAKRHNVPFWTSDAGEVIENPDIDAVYIATPPDTHKFYALHVAAAGKPCCIEKPMAPNYQDSLAIYEAFKTRNLPLFIAYYRRSLPRFQKIKEWLDDNLIGEVRHIQWEKTKPPSAMDLNGDYNWRTDKTIAPGGYFDDLASHGLDLFTFLLGNIKEVNGIALNQQGLYTAYDAITGSWLHEGGITGKGNWNFGTYHRVDKVEIFGSDGKISFAILDDAPIELENSSGHQVLDVPHPEHIQEQHVQNIKNHLLGKAVHPSTGDSGLHTSWVMDKILNTI
- a CDS encoding Rieske (2Fe-2S) protein, which translates into the protein MRYSWGFIFFIFLFSCDSDGTNRNPYLQEVNFRFELDLNLPLYNSLNNIGNPIYVGNNGVGTRGVFVIKSGLDSFFAFEASCPNHAPNNCSTMTLDGQNVICSCEDYTYNLFTGQQLNRPDDGNRYYDLLFYNASQSGNIITISN
- the greA gene encoding transcription elongation factor GreA; the encoded protein is MSKVSYYTAEGLKKLREELNYLKDVERPKASQAIGEARDKGDLSENAEYDAAKEAQGLLEMKISKMEETLANARLIDESQLDTSKVLVLSTVKLKNQTNGMEMKYTLVAESEADIKTGKISVTSPIGKGLLGKSVGDVAEITVPNGTLKFDILEITRD
- a CDS encoding HIT family protein is translated as MPSIFTKIISGEIPCYKIAEDPDNFAFLDINPNSKGHTLCVPKKEVDRLLDLDEDSYTKLMQFSRKVGKAIEAAIPCERVGMSVIGLEVPHVHVHLIPLHSMKNATFQYKESFSTEEFEEIAGQIQDKLK
- a CDS encoding sensor histidine kinase, whose protein sequence is MNFNPKKKASNIILLISAFVIVSLILWNTNSFFKNFKEEERLKMEIWATAQLELIQSSVDQELGNLTLKVMGNNTSTPMILVNEEGSIKTHNISAEKAADSIYLQRKIRQFESENEPIHIIQEGELLETLYYGNSEVLNKLKYYPLALLLIIFLFGAVIFFFFKTNKASEQNKLWAGMAKETAHQIGTPLTSLLGWNELLKSEKINQDITKEIAKDITRLETITDRFSKIGSIPDLEVHDIVSETEKAYEYLKRRSSKLIHFSFTSDIDELPVLLNPPLFNWSIENLVKNGIDAMKGRGNITIEIEKKGPNVHILVSDTGHGIPKSNFQNIFNPGVTSKKRGWGLGLSLVKRIVEEYHKGKIKVLSSSKEGTIMQISLKANV